The Pseudoalteromonas rubra DNA segment GGAGTCAGTCAGTGCTATTGCAGGCATTAAACAAATAACCAGTCAATCACAGGCCGGGTTATCAACTGTGACGGTGCGTAAGAAGCCTGATGCGGATTATGACAAGTTGCTGGAAGACATACGTAATCAGGTTAATACGATCAGTCACTTTCCTGTGCAGGCAGAAAAACCCATAGTAACACGCGATGAATTTACCAATCTTGCTGCGTTTGTCATTGTCTCTGCTCCACGCAGTGACGAAGCATTGCAGCAGGTGGCAAGGCAGGTAGAGCTGGCACTAAAAAAGCATCCGGATATTTCCAGCGTCAGCAACTGGGGCGCACGCGAGCCCAGGTTATTTATCGAGCCTGAACCTGATACTTTGTTACGGTATGGCATGACGATAGAACAACTTGCCAGCACGATAACACAAGCGTCACTTGAAACACGTAGTGGACAACTTAAACACGAGGGAAGTCGTATTACCCTGCGTGGTGATGGCTATATCAGTGCGCTGGGTGAACTAAGAAAATTGCCAGTGATCAACGGCTCTTCTGGTGAAATTACCCTGGGTGAAATTGCCACTGTGCGCCGTGGCTATGAGCAAAGCGATGCTATCGTGCGTAACAATGGTATGCCAGGTATCGCGTTGATGGTCAGCACCAGTCAGAGCGACAATTTACTGGATGTGAGCGAAGCGATCAGTGACACCCTTGCTGAACTTAAGCCTCAGCTTGCAGAAGACATCATCATCACGACCATGGCTGATATGGCCCCTTACATAGAAGAGCAGCTGGAAAGGCTCGGCACGAGTGCCTGGCAGGGGTTACTCATTGTGATCATATTATTGGGCATATTTCTTAATCTCAGGCTGGCGTTCTGGGTGGCGGCTGGGATCCCAGTTGCAGTTTGTGGCACCTTATATGGCATGCAGCTGCTTGACTACAGCCTGAATGATATTACTTTGTTTGGATTCATTCTCGTATTGGGTATTTTGGTAGACGATGCAGTTGTTGTAGGTGAAGCGATTGATGAACACCAAAATCGCAATTCGAATTACAAGCAAGCGGCATACACAGGTGTTGAATCTGTCACAGTGGCAACCGTATTTGGTGTGCTGACAAGTATTGCGGCATTTTCACCTATGCTGTGGATCAACAATGATCTGGCGAAGCTGTTCGCTGGCTTTTCAGCGGTTGTGATTCTGGCGCTATGCTTTTCATTGGTTGAGAGTAAATTTATTCTGCCATCTCACCTGGCCGCGATGTCTCGTCAGGGCACCCGCAGCGGAGTCATCGCAAATATTCAGAACAAGACACGCTGGGCGCTGAGTCAGTTTATACATCATATCTACACACCCGCATTGCGCATAAGCCTAGGGCACAAAAGGTCAACCCTGGTGGTTTTTCTATCCGCTTTTATACTGGCTTATGGTTTATGGCTGGGTGGTGCGATACGCAGTACTTTGTTTCCTGAAATTCCGGGTCGATATGTGACCGCCAAAGTAACATTGGAAGAGGGGGCGCCTCTGGGTTTACAGATCCGAGGATTGAGTCAGCTTGAATTGAGTGCACAGGCGACCGGTCAGGCATTGCAAGCCGAGCATGGCCTGAGTACCAACCCGATGAAGAACATTCTGGCCTGGTCCAATGGTTATGGCGACCTTGAAGTCACTGCTGAACTGACATCGGAAGCATTAAATGCGCTACCAGCAAACACTTTGAGCAATACCTGGCGCAAGCAAGCTGGCAAAATAGAGGGGAGTTATGCGCAGCACTTCAGTGCAGCGGAGCCACCAGCGGGTGGGACTTTTTTGGCTATTTCATCGCCTGATGGACGCTTAGCTAAGCAGATCAGTGATCAACTCCGTGACAGGCTAACTGCATTACCCGGCGTAAAAGATGCCCGAGATGATTTTCAGGCTGAACAACGGCAAATTCGGGTCAGGCTGAATGCATTTGGTCGACAGCTGGGGCTGACGCAGTCACACATAG contains these protein-coding regions:
- a CDS encoding efflux RND transporter permease subunit, with protein sequence MSWLSKWFINNPVAANLLMAMVIAGGLLAFGQLRVESFPQIAPSSISIQVAYPGGTARQIDESITQRVEESVSAIAGIKQITSQSQAGLSTVTVRKKPDADYDKLLEDIRNQVNTISHFPVQAEKPIVTRDEFTNLAAFVIVSAPRSDEALQQVARQVELALKKHPDISSVSNWGAREPRLFIEPEPDTLLRYGMTIEQLASTITQASLETRSGQLKHEGSRITLRGDGYISALGELRKLPVINGSSGEITLGEIATVRRGYEQSDAIVRNNGMPGIALMVSTSQSDNLLDVSEAISDTLAELKPQLAEDIIITTMADMAPYIEEQLERLGTSAWQGLLIVIILLGIFLNLRLAFWVAAGIPVAVCGTLYGMQLLDYSLNDITLFGFILVLGILVDDAVVVGEAIDEHQNRNSNYKQAAYTGVESVTVATVFGVLTSIAAFSPMLWINNDLAKLFAGFSAVVILALCFSLVESKFILPSHLAAMSRQGTRSGVIANIQNKTRWALSQFIHHIYTPALRISLGHKRSTLVVFLSAFILAYGLWLGGAIRSTLFPEIPGRYVTAKVTLEEGAPLGLQIRGLSQLELSAQATGQALQAEHGLSTNPMKNILAWSNGYGDLEVTAELTSEALNALPANTLSNTWRKQAGKIEGSYAQHFSAAEPPAGGTFLAISSPDGRLAKQISDQLRDRLTALPGVKDARDDFQAEQRQIRVRLNAFGRQLGLTQSHIAEVVANALGEREVHRLLYQSQELKVVLRFPKHAVRTEHELLDMHVMLDDGQSVALGDVAELNYQHEPQLLQRRDRERVINLYWSQDRAVGSPEQTLDLLQSDIDKLISQFPQVTIKPAGEYEEIEEVNKGFKAALILTLMLIYVLLAIPLKSYWQPLIIMAVIPFGFAGAIFGHAIMDLPVSLLSLFGMMAMTGIVVNDALVLITRFNTEYRQGIAPAQALINAGTGRFRAIFLTTITTVCGLLPLLFGTSEQVQYLKPAAVSLVFGELFATLITLFLIPVLLGMFHRKPLPAAQSAHEAATLS